In the Pseudonocardia sediminis genome, TTCGGCTGCTGGGCTACTCGACGGTCTCGCAGGTCGGCTATCTGCTGATGGGGGTCGCCGTGGCGGGGCGGACGGGGCGGGCCGAACCGGCGCTGCTGTTCTACCTCGCTGCCTACGCGGTCACCAACGTCGCCGCGTTCGCCGTGGCTGCAGCCACCGGCCGGCGCACGCTGGCGGGACATCGTGGCCTGGCCCGCCGTGATCCCGTGCTCGCGGTGGCACTCGTCGTCGCTCTTCTCGGGCTGGTGGGGACTCCGCCGACCGCGGTGTTCCTCGGCAAGCTGACAGTGTTCAGCGCGGCGGTCGACGGTGGTTTCGCCTGGCTCGCCGTGCTCGCCGCGGTGAACACCGTCGCCTCATTGTTCTACTACCTGCGATGGGTCGCCCCGGTGTTCCGCGATCCTGTCGACGACGCAGACACAGCGGTAATGCGCACGCGGGGGTGGGCTCGCGACACCGCGATCGGCGCAGCCGCGCTGTCCGTCCTTCTCGGCGTTGCCGGTGGTGTGGTGCTGACCGCATTCGGCTCGGTCACGTGAGCGGCGCATGGAGCGGCGCAGGTAGCGTCGGTGTCGTGAACGGGCGACGGTGGGGGCGGGTACTGCTCCTGACCCTGCCGGTGTTGTTCGGGCTCCTGGGCATGCACGCGCTGGTCGTGGTTCCGGCTACCGGCACCGGCGGCATGGATCACCCGCCGGTCGCGGAGGCGACGCCGGTCCCCGGTCCGCACGTCGCTGCCACGACACCGGTTGTCGCTGCCGCCACCCGTGGCGAGCAGAGCCCTCCGGCCGGGCACGGTGGACATGACGGGGGCATGGGCCACCTGATGCACCTGTGCCTGGCTGTCCTGGCCGGTATCGCTGCGGTCCTGCTCGTGGCCGGGATCATCCTCGGCCTCGTGCCGCTTCCGGTGTCGACGGGTCGTGCCCGCCGGTGGGCGCGTGCGATGTCGGTTGCCCGTCCGCCCCCGGTCTCGAGACGGCTCGCCCAGCTCTGCGTGATGCGGAACTGATCGGCCCCCAGCGCGGGAGAGCGCTGGATCACGGCCGATCACAACGTTCCGTCATGACAGGAGTCCACCACACCATGAAGATCAAGAACGTGGCGCTGGCCGCCACGTCGCTCGCCGCTGCCCTCGTCCTGTCCGCCTGCGGCTCGGGGGACTCCCCGGGCACCGCCGCCGGCGCACCGCCTGTCCCGAGCTCGGCGGCGTCGCCCGGCTCGCAGCAGGTCTCGGCTGAGCACAACGCCGCCGACATCGCGTTCGTCCAGGGGATGATCCCCCATCACCGGCAGGCGGTGGAGATGGCGAAGCTCGCCGACGACCGTGCGGGCGACGGGGTCAAGGACCTCGCTACCCGGATCGAGCAGGCCCAGGGGCCGGAGATCGAACAGATGCGGGGCTTTCTCACCGCCTGGGGTGCGCCGGAGTCCGGGCCCATGAGCTCCATGCCGGGCATGGAGTCCGGGGCCATGGGGGGCATGCAGGGGATGATGTCCGGGCAGGAGATGGCGCAGCTCGGGCAGGCATCCGGTGCCGAGTTCGACCGCATGTTCCTCCAGATGATGACCGCTCACCACGAGGGGGCCGTGCAGATGGCTCGGACCGAACTCTCGGCCGGTGTCAACCCGCAGGCCAAGGCCCTGGCGCAGCAGATCATCGACGCGCAGCAGGCTGAGATCACCGAGATGCGGGGCCTTCTCGGCTGACCTCGTCGCCGGTGGGGGCCGCGGAGTCTCCGCGGCCCCCACTGGCAATACCCCCAAGGGGTATGTAACCTGGATCGTGTGAATACCCCCCACTCGTATAAGAATGAAGTGGGCGCAGTCGAGTTCCGGACACCGACCACTCGACGTCTACCTCGAACCGCAACCTATGGCCGGCCATCGTCGCCGCGGCGACCTCGGGGCCCGGACGTGCTGTCGGGCGCTGCCTGACAGGCTGCCTACTCGTCGCACTTCGAACCGCCACGTCACCGGCGCGGTTCGAACGACGGTGCGCGAAGGCTGCCGATGAGGCGCGATGAGGAGACGGCCGACCCCGTCTTTTCCAGTGAACTGGTGGCGCGGTCGTACCGCGTGCTCGACGAGGCCCGGTACCTCGCTCTCGCCACGGTCTCGCCGAACGGGATGCCGTGGTCGGCGGTGCTGCAGTACACCTGGCTCGACTTACCTCTACGGTTCGTGGTCGGATCCGCAACCGGCTCTCAGTTACGAGGATCTCGGGTTCGGCCGGCTCGCCGCGCGGATGATCAGGGCGGGTCTGAACGGCGACCGCGCCAACGCCGTCGGTGTCGCCGAGCACGCGAACAGGTCTCCGGACGAGCTGGTGGCCATGGCACGTGAGCACGTCCAGCCCAGGGGTCTGACGTCGATGATGGGCGGCCGGATCGCCCTGACCGACGGCATGATCCACCACCAGGACATCCGCCGGCCCCTCGGAATGCCACGAGAGATCCCCGCCGACCGGCTCGTCGCCGCACTCGAGACGGCGAAGACGGCACCGACGATCAGCGCCGCGAAGCGCATCAAGGGCCTGCGGCTGGTCGCGACGGATCTGGACTGGAGCACCGGTGACGGCCCCCTGGTCGAGGGCACGGGGGAGGCGTTGCTGATGGCGATCGCGGGCCGTCGCGGCATCGTCGCGGAACTCTCCGGCCCGGGTGCGGCGACGTTGATCGACCGGATCGGCGGCTGACCCGCTGCGGGGAACTCTTCACGCTGAGGAAACCCACGCCGTCCGCAGCGCCGTAGCGTTCACCGGACGTCGATCCACACCAGGAGGTGCGACTCATGGCGCGAATCCCACTCGTCGACCACCACGACCCGAATGTCGACCCGACCGCCCGCGCACTGTTGCAGGCCGCGGAGGACGCTCAGCCCGACGTCGGGGTCCTCAACGTCCACAAGGCGCTGGCGAACCACCCGGCGGCGTTGCAGAAGTTCATGGAGTTCGCGCAGGTCGTGTACTTCGAGAACTCGATGCCGGACGCGAAGACCCGCGAGCTGCCCTACCTGACCTCGGCGGTCGCGAACAACTGCTTCTATTGAACGCCGACCCACTTGGTGCTCGGTCGAGCATCCGGACTGACCGACGAGCAGATGTCGCACCTGCTCGACGACCCCCTGCCGGAGGGCATGTTCACCCCGGCGGAAGAGGCGATCATCGTCTACGCGCGCACCTCGACGTGGTTCCAACCGATCACCGACGAGATCTGGGACGACCTGCGCGCGCACTTCACCGAGAAGCAGTGCATGGAGATCTCGTTCACCGTCGGCCTCGACCAGCTGGTGAGCCGTTTCCACGCCACGGTGCAGACCGACGTCGACTCAGTCACCACCGACCAGCTCACCGGGTCGTGTCCGGTGGCTCTACCACCGCCGCCGGGGGCGCCGCCGTCGTAGCGAAGCGGGTTCGCCCGTGCTCCGGTCGCATGGTCACCGTGCTACCGGAGCACGGGGACGCGGCTGTACCTCGGGTGATGGCCCGCTATATACCGAAGGCCCCGCCTTCGATCAGGATGACCAGGCCGATCCCGATCAGCACGACCGGCAGGATGATGTGTCCCCACCGGGCGAGGGTGCGGGCGACCGGCGGCCGGGTGGCGAAGAACCGGCCGGTCGCGCACCAGACGGCGACGAGCACCAGGAACACTGCGACGTAGGTGACCATCCCCGCGGTTCCGGCGTTGGCGAGGACCGGAACGTACACACCGATGTTGTCCCCGCCGTTGGCCAGCGTGACCGTCGCGACGGTGAGTATGCCGACGTCACCGTCGTTCGGAGAGTCGGTCTCGGAATCGTGGCGCTCGCGCCAGGCCGTCCACGCCGCTCGGATCCCGAGCAGCAACGGCAGGATCCCCAGGTAGGGCAGAACGGACTCCGGGAGAAGGCCGGCGCCGAGCGCTCCGACGACGGCTGCCGCCACGATGCCCGCGAATCCCAGGTACTGCCCGATCACCACGATCGACGCTCCGCGCGGCCGTCCGCGGACTCGTGCGAAGAACAGCGCGAGGATGAGGATGTCGTCGATGTTGGTGACGGCGAACATGCCTGCGGCCTGGGCGACCACCCCCAGCGACATACGGTGCCCCTCTCCGGCTGCGGATCGGTTCTGTTTCCTTGCCGGCCATGATGCTGTGTGAGATCAGGCCAGCGCGGGGCGCCTGCCCGACGTCCGGGTTCGCGGACGGGGCGATCCGCTGACTGCCGGGTTCGGATGAGCCTCGCGTCCACGCGGCGCCGGATATGCCCGGCTCCCGCTACGCTCCCGGAACCGTCGGAAGGGGACATCGTGACGGACGGTTCGGACGAAGCCACTCTGACCTGCGCGTGCTGCGGCCTGCCCAAGGAACCGGCCGATGTCGCGCGACTCGGAACCCGGCCCGAGATCGCAGTGTGCGGCAGTTGTGCTCACGGTATGGCCGGGCGTCTGGCCAATCGCCCCTCGATCACACCGATCTTCCCCGTTCACGACATGCCCGCCGTGCGGGACTTCTGGACCCGCGCCGGCCTGCGCGTCGAGGAGTACAGCCCCGAGTACGCCTTCGTCATGTTCGGTGACGCCGAGGTTCTGCACCTGGACCTGGCGCCGGGCCTGGAGCCGGAGCGCAACGCCGCGGCCTGCTACATCCACATCGCCGACCCCCGTGAGTGGCACCGGCGGTGGAAGGAGCAGGGCCTGCCGGTGAGCGACGTCGTCGTCGAGCCATGGGGGATGGTCGAGTTCAGCGTGCGGGACCCGAGTGGAAACCTGATCCGGATGGGCCGTAACGACTGACCGGCGCGGCCCCGTTCTCAGCTGGTGTGGAGTCCGGGGTCATCCCGCCTCATTCGCCAGCCGTGGCCTGCCCGGCCTCGACAGGTGCTCGCTCTAGGATTGCCGTCGTGGCGTTCTTCCGGATCTCGTTCGCGGCCGATCTGCTCGGGGTCAGCAATGACACGGTCCGTCGGTGGATCGAGAGCGGAACCCTGCCGGCGACCACGGACGCGTCGAACGTGAAGGTCGTCGACGGGCTGGCTCTGGCCGCTCTGTGCCGGGATCACGCGATCGCGGCTTCGGACCCGTTGACGGTGCAGACCTCGGCCCGGAACCGGTTCGTCGGTCTGGTGACCGAGGTGGAGACCGATCCCGTCATGGCCCAGGTCGAGATCCAGAGCGGCTCGCACCGGGTGGTGTCGCTGATGACGTCGGAGTCCGTCCAGGAGCTCGGCCTCGTCCCTGGGGAGCTCGCGGTGGCAGTCGTGAAGTCGACTGATGTGATCATCGAGGTTCCGAGGAAGTAGCGGAGTCGGGGTTCCCAGCGCCCGCTCCGGGCCGCATCGGTATGGAGTATCGGGACCGTTCCGCCGGTCAGGCGTGGACCGCCTGGACGACATAGGTGAGGGCGAGCCCGACGGCCAGGGCGCCGAGGAGAGTCCGAAGTGCGGCCTCGGGGACCCTCGGCTGTAGGCGCGCACCGAGGTAGCCGCCGATCAGACCGCCGAGCCCACACAGGAGCCCGACACCCCAGTTCGGGCTGACCGGACCCTCTGCGGTGAGCGAGAGGAACCCGTACGTGGCGACACCGGCAATCGAGGTCAGAAACGTCGCGGCCAGGGCCGCGGGGGCCACCGTCGCCACGGACAGGCCCGCGCCGACGAGAAGCGGGCCGAGCAGCGACCCGCCGCCGATGCCGTAGATGCCACCGACCGTTCCGACGGCCAAGCCGAGCGCGGCGATCGCCCTGGCGCCGATCGGGCGCGCTCGCGGGGGCCGGTCGCGACGGCGGGTGCACAGCCAGATCCCCAGCGGCAGGAGGACCGCGGCAGCGAGAAGCCGAAAGACGCGATCGCCGGGCGCGATGTAGACCCGGATCGCTGTGCCGACCACGACGCCAGGCAGCGTCCCGCTGATCAGCTGGCGGGTCAGGGACCCGACGAGGATGCCGGTCTGGCGATGTCGCAGCAGCGCTCCAGGTGTGGAGACGACGTTGAACAGCAGGTTGGTCGGGGTCACGGCTGGACTGGGGATGTGCAAGATGTCGAGCTGGACCGGGAGCAGGAACACCGCGCCGGACACACCGACCGGGGCCGTGACGATCGCAACGACCAGACCGGCGCCGAACGCCAGGAGTGCGACCTGCAGGCTCACATAAGAATTGTTACCGAGCGCGGCCGCGCGGTCCCAATCGCCCGATAGCTTGGCACCGGCGACGTTCCAGGTGCCCGACCATGACACGAGCGACGCCGCCGTCGAAGCCGCCACAGAGGTTCGCGGTCGGCACTTCACCGAGTGGATTCCGCACCTCAACGAGCTGCGAGCCGCAAGGCTCGCGAGGCGCCGGTTATGGCACCTATCAACTCTTTTGATTCTGTGATGCTTTCTACGTACGCGTCGGCAAGATACTTCTTCGCGAAATATACGGCTTTCTGAAACAACGTTGTCCGGGGCGGCATGCCGGCGAGGCTAGCGGGGACCACCGACAAGACTGGGTGCGATGCTCCTAAGGAGGTAGTGCCCATGTCCTTGGTCTCAGCCATCCGGGCGCTCGACGATCGCGAGGAACATCGAGGGAACATCCTGGCTGACG is a window encoding:
- a CDS encoding VOC family protein, which translates into the protein MPAVRDFWTRAGLRVEEYSPEYAFVMFGDAEVLHLDLAPGLEPERNAAACYIHIADPREWHRRWKEQGLPVSDVVVEPWGMVEFSVRDPSGNLIRMGRND
- a CDS encoding TSUP family transporter; amino-acid sequence: MSLQVALLAFGAGLVVAIVTAPVGVSGAVFLLPVQLDILHIPSPAVTPTNLLFNVVSTPGALLRHRQTGILVGSLTRQLISGTLPGVVVGTAIRVYIAPGDRVFRLLAAAVLLPLGIWLCTRRRDRPPRARPIGARAIAALGLAVGTVGGIYGIGGGSLLGPLLVGAGLSVATVAPAALAATFLTSIAGVATYGFLSLTAEGPVSPNWGVGLLCGLGGLIGGYLGARLQPRVPEAALRTLLGALAVGLALTYVVQAVHA
- a CDS encoding TOBE domain-containing protein; this encodes MAFFRISFAADLLGVSNDTVRRWIESGTLPATTDASNVKVVDGLALAALCRDHAIAASDPLTVQTSARNRFVGLVTEVETDPVMAQVEIQSGSHRVVSLMTSESVQELGLVPGELAVAVVKSTDVIIEVPRK
- a CDS encoding DUF305 domain-containing protein; the protein is MTGVHHTMKIKNVALAATSLAAALVLSACGSGDSPGTAAGAPPVPSSAASPGSQQVSAEHNAADIAFVQGMIPHHRQAVEMAKLADDRAGDGVKDLATRIEQAQGPEIEQMRGFLTAWGAPESGPMSSMPGMESGAMGGMQGMMSGQEMAQLGQASGAEFDRMFLQMMTAHHEGAVQMARTELSAGVNPQAKALAQQIIDAQQAEITEMRGLLG
- a CDS encoding cadmium resistance transporter encodes the protein MSLGVVAQAAGMFAVTNIDDILILALFFARVRGRPRGASIVVIGQYLGFAGIVAAAVVGALGAGLLPESVLPYLGILPLLLGIRAAWTAWRERHDSETDSPNDGDVGILTVATVTLANGGDNIGVYVPVLANAGTAGMVTYVAVFLVLVAVWCATGRFFATRPPVARTLARWGHIILPVVLIGIGLVILIEGGAFGI
- a CDS encoding DUF6153 family protein, which encodes MNGRRWGRVLLLTLPVLFGLLGMHALVVVPATGTGGMDHPPVAEATPVPGPHVAATTPVVAAATRGEQSPPAGHGGHDGGMGHLMHLCLAVLAGIAAVLLVAGIILGLVPLPVSTGRARRWARAMSVARPPPVSRRLAQLCVMRN
- a CDS encoding maleylpyruvate isomerase family mycothiol-dependent enzyme codes for the protein MIRAGLNGDRANAVGVAEHANRSPDELVAMAREHVQPRGLTSMMGGRIALTDGMIHHQDIRRPLGMPREIPADRLVAALETAKTAPTISAAKRIKGLRLVATDLDWSTGDGPLVEGTGEALLMAIAGRRGIVAELSGPGAATLIDRIGG
- a CDS encoding carboxymuconolactone decarboxylase family protein; the encoded protein is MARIPLVDHHDPNVDPTARALLQAAEDAQPDVGVLNVHKALANHPAALQKFMEFAQVVYFENSMPDAKTRELPYLTSAVANNCFY